Proteins encoded within one genomic window of Theobroma cacao cultivar B97-61/B2 chromosome 7, Criollo_cocoa_genome_V2, whole genome shotgun sequence:
- the LOC18593926 gene encoding thioredoxin: MAAAALTFSPITAAAAASSSLVSDRSICIRLPEFRGLKIKPRAASATQASRSVSRDPRRLGRGGRVVCEAQETAVDVPSVKDDTWQSLVLDCKLPVLVEFWAPWCGPCRMIFPIIEELSKQYAGKLKCFKVNTDESPSIATRYGIRSIPTVMIFKGGEKKDAVIGAVPKSTLTTCIEKFL, encoded by the exons ATGGCCGCTGCTGCGCTTACTTTCTCTCCAATTACTGCTGCTGCTGCCGCCTCTTCTTCTTTGGTTTCCGATCGTAGTATCTGCATTAGATTACCGGAATTTCGAGGTCTCAAGATTAAACCGAGGGCAGCATCGGCGACACAGGCATCCAGATCGGTGAGTCGGGACCCGCGTCGACTCGGTCGAGGTGGACGTGTTGTTTGTGAGGCCCAGGAGACCGCTGTTGATG TGCCATCTGTCAAGGATGATACATGGCAGTCTCTTGTACTCGATTGCAAATTGCCTGTTCTAGTTGAATTTTGGGCTCCATGGTGTGGGCCTTGCCGTATGATCTTCCCCATAATTGAGGAACTGTCAAAGCAATATGCTGGGAAGCTCAAATGTTTCAAAGTTAACACTGATGAGAGCCCTTCCATTGCAACTCGATATGGGATTCGAAGTATTCCAACTGTAATGATCTTCAAGGGTGGGGAGAAGAAAGATGCAGTTATCGGTGCTGTTCCCAAATCCACCTTGACAACCTGTATTGAGAAATTCTTATAG